In the genome of Desulfuromonas sp. DDH964, one region contains:
- a CDS encoding pyridoxine 5'-phosphate synthase, with translation MAKLGVNVDHVATVRQARGGKEPDPVTAAALAELAGADSITVHLREDRRHIQDRDVELLRKTVKTRLNLEMAATDEMVAIALKLLPDTVTLVPEKREELTTEGGLDVSLHRNLIKKQVDLLRQGGIAVSLFIDPDLEQIKMAHRVGAELIEIHTGSYCEAYSGDLRRGELAKIETAIRAGRKLGLGVNAGHGLNYQNIVDVVSLGGIEEFNIGHSIISRAVLVGLERAVREMAALVHGR, from the coding sequence ATGGCGAAACTGGGAGTCAACGTCGATCATGTCGCGACCGTGCGCCAGGCGCGGGGCGGCAAGGAGCCCGACCCGGTAACTGCCGCGGCTCTGGCCGAGCTCGCTGGGGCCGACAGCATCACCGTGCACCTGCGCGAAGACCGCCGGCACATCCAGGACCGCGATGTCGAGCTGTTGCGCAAGACCGTCAAGACCCGCCTCAATCTGGAGATGGCGGCCACCGACGAGATGGTCGCCATTGCCCTGAAGCTGCTCCCCGATACCGTGACCCTGGTGCCGGAGAAGCGTGAAGAACTGACCACCGAGGGGGGGCTCGATGTCTCCCTCCATCGCAACCTGATCAAGAAACAGGTCGACCTGCTGCGCCAGGGTGGTATCGCCGTCAGCCTCTTTATCGATCCCGACCTCGAACAGATCAAGATGGCCCACCGGGTCGGTGCCGAGTTGATCGAGATTCATACCGGCAGCTATTGCGAGGCCTATTCCGGCGACCTGCGGCGGGGAGAACTGGCCAAGATCGAAACCGCCATCCGCGCCGGTCGCAAGCTCGGCCTGGGGGTCAATGCCGGCCATGGCCTCAACTACCAGAACATTGTCGATGTGGTATCCTTGGGGGGCATTGAAGAGTTCAACATCGGTCACAGCATCATCTCGCGGGCGGTCCTGGTCGGTCTGGAACGGGCCGTGCGGGAGATGGCAGCCCTGGTTCACGGACGCTGA
- the acpS gene encoding holo-ACP synthase produces MAVVGLGTDLARSSRFRRLLDAGKNGVIERLFSLDERAYCLRQKDPSPHLAARFAAKEAFLKALGLGLRDGLSWQDMEVVRGPLGQPQLKFRGRAAELIAERQISAVHLSYSHDGDYAVANVILETS; encoded by the coding sequence GTGGCGGTGGTCGGGCTCGGGACCGATCTGGCGCGCAGCAGCCGCTTCCGGCGCCTGCTGGATGCGGGCAAGAACGGGGTGATCGAACGCCTGTTCAGCCTCGATGAGCGGGCCTATTGCCTGCGCCAGAAGGACCCCTCGCCGCACCTGGCCGCCCGTTTCGCCGCCAAGGAAGCCTTTCTCAAGGCGCTGGGGCTTGGCTTGCGGGACGGGCTTTCCTGGCAGGACATGGAGGTGGTGCGCGGCCCCCTCGGCCAGCCGCAACTGAAATTCAGGGGGCGCGCGGCGGAGCTGATTGCCGAGCGCCAGATCTCTGCAGTCCACCTCTCCTACAGCCACGACGGCGACTATGCTGTCGCCAATGTTATTCTGGAGACCTCATGA
- a CDS encoding bifunctional ADP-dependent NAD(P)H-hydrate dehydratase/NAD(P)H-hydrate epimerase, whose protein sequence is MKLLTARQMRDLDRRAIEEFALPGVVLMENAGRAAAEHADRRFAAAFPGPVLVLCGKGNNGGDGYVIARHLANRGWQVETLVLAPRDAIGGDAAINLEILLRSDAVVRFVPEAADLTEALGRSAPQLVIDALLGTGLGSDVDGIFRQAIDWVNGSGLPVLAVDIPSGLDADSGRVHGVAVHATLTVTFACAKLGQMLHPGTALVGDLEVADIGMPRGLLAQVPDALVLVDRREAARLLPARPVAGHKGTFGHLLVVAGSTGKSGAAALTAAAGMRGGAGLVTLATAASERATMAGMLTEVMTAALPESGGGIGLQAQALLRDLAAGKEALALGPGLGQAPETAALVRALVAECPLPLVLDADGLNALAGHLEPLARREAATILTPHPGEMARLIGGTVRDVESDRVNVARNFAQQHRVVLVLKGARTIVACPDGQLRINASGNPGMASGGMGDLLTGLLGALLAQGMQASDAAVLGVFLHGLAGDRLAARQGMAGLLASDLLRELPAARFALTQQET, encoded by the coding sequence ATGAAGCTGCTTACCGCCCGCCAGATGCGCGACCTCGATCGCCGGGCGATCGAGGAATTCGCCCTTCCCGGGGTGGTGCTGATGGAGAACGCCGGGCGGGCGGCTGCGGAGCATGCCGACCGCCGTTTTGCCGCGGCATTTCCGGGGCCGGTGCTGGTATTGTGCGGGAAGGGGAACAATGGCGGCGATGGCTATGTGATTGCCCGCCATCTCGCCAATCGCGGCTGGCAGGTCGAGACCCTGGTCCTTGCCCCTCGGGACGCCATTGGTGGCGATGCTGCCATCAATCTCGAAATTCTGCTGCGCAGTGATGCGGTCGTCCGTTTCGTGCCGGAGGCCGCTGATCTGACCGAGGCCCTCGGCCGCAGCGCCCCGCAGCTGGTCATTGACGCCCTGCTCGGAACCGGTCTCGGCAGTGATGTCGATGGTATTTTCCGGCAGGCGATCGACTGGGTCAATGGCAGTGGCCTGCCGGTTCTGGCCGTCGATATCCCTTCCGGCCTCGACGCCGACAGTGGCCGGGTTCATGGCGTCGCGGTCCATGCCACGCTGACGGTCACTTTCGCCTGCGCCAAGCTTGGCCAAATGCTCCACCCCGGGACCGCCCTGGTCGGGGACCTGGAAGTGGCCGATATCGGCATGCCGCGGGGACTCCTTGCCCAGGTTCCCGATGCCCTGGTCCTGGTCGACCGCCGGGAAGCGGCGCGGCTGTTGCCGGCGCGGCCGGTGGCCGGGCACAAGGGGACCTTCGGCCACCTGCTGGTCGTGGCCGGCTCCACCGGCAAATCGGGTGCCGCGGCCCTGACTGCGGCAGCGGGGATGCGCGGCGGCGCCGGTCTGGTGACCCTTGCGACCGCGGCCAGTGAACGGGCGACCATGGCGGGCATGCTGACCGAGGTGATGACGGCCGCCCTGCCGGAGAGCGGCGGCGGGATCGGCCTGCAGGCGCAGGCGCTGCTGCGCGACCTTGCCGCCGGCAAGGAGGCGCTGGCGCTTGGGCCCGGCCTCGGTCAGGCTCCGGAAACGGCTGCCCTGGTCCGCGCCCTGGTGGCCGAATGCCCGTTGCCCCTCGTCCTCGATGCCGACGGACTCAATGCTCTGGCCGGTCATCTCGAACCCCTCGCCCGGCGCGAGGCCGCCACCATCCTCACCCCCCATCCGGGGGAAATGGCCCGGCTGATCGGTGGGACGGTGCGGGATGTCGAGAGCGATCGCGTCAACGTCGCCCGCAACTTTGCCCAGCAGCACCGCGTGGTGCTGGTCCTGAAAGGGGCCCGGACCATCGTCGCCTGCCCGGATGGACAGCTGCGCATCAATGCCAGCGGCAATCCGGGAATGGCGAGTGGCGGCATGGGGGACCTCCTCACCGGCCTTCTCGGGGCCCTGCTGGCCCAGGGGATGCAGGCATCTGACGCGGCAGTGCTCGGAGTCTTCCTGCACGGTCTTGCCGGTGATCGACTGGCTGCCCGCCAGGGGATGGCCGGACTGCTCGCCTCCGACCTGTTGCGGGAACTTCCCGCTGCCCGCTTTGCCCTCACCCAACAGGAGACATGA
- a CDS encoding CBS domain-containing protein, which yields MLTAQDIMTTAVHSVTPETGIEDLARQFVATNVNAMPVIDKGGELVGIVSQSDLVELDRPLHIPTVIALFDWVLYLESEKKFRSEVERITARKVADICRREVVTCTPETTVAEIAELMSEQKAHLVPVLAGGKVVGVVSRLDIVRSMGR from the coding sequence ATGCTTACAGCCCAGGACATCATGACCACCGCCGTTCACTCGGTCACCCCGGAGACCGGAATTGAGGATTTGGCGCGCCAGTTTGTCGCCACCAACGTCAATGCCATGCCGGTGATCGATAAGGGCGGGGAGTTGGTCGGCATCGTCAGCCAGAGTGACCTGGTCGAACTGGACCGGCCGCTGCATATTCCGACGGTGATTGCCCTTTTCGACTGGGTTCTCTATCTGGAGAGCGAAAAGAAGTTCCGCAGCGAAGTGGAACGCATCACCGCGCGCAAGGTCGCCGATATCTGTCGCCGTGAGGTGGTGACCTGCACGCCGGAGACGACGGTGGCGGAGATTGCCGAGTTGATGAGCGAACAGAAGGCCCACCTCGTCCCCGTCCTTGCCGGCGGGAAAGTCGTCGGGGTCGTCAGCCGCCTCGATATCGTCCGCAGCATGGGCCGCTGA
- the tsaE gene encoding tRNA (adenosine(37)-N6)-threonylcarbamoyltransferase complex ATPase subunit type 1 TsaE: MQRWQFTSDSPAATRALGVRLGALLREDLAIFLDGELGSGKTCLTQGLAAGLGIAADEAVTSPTYTLMNHYRGRLDLYHFDLYRLAGADDLDAIGFEEYAAAPGVIVVEWAALALPPDRPGLHVALSHASGERRILTFTAHSPAASALLDDLAAGCDQRGVAP; the protein is encoded by the coding sequence TTGCAGCGCTGGCAGTTCACCAGTGACAGCCCGGCAGCGACCCGGGCGCTCGGGGTCCGCCTCGGCGCCTTGCTGCGGGAGGATCTGGCGATCTTTCTCGACGGTGAACTGGGGAGCGGCAAGACCTGCCTGACCCAGGGACTGGCGGCAGGGCTCGGCATTGCCGCCGACGAAGCGGTGACCAGCCCGACCTACACCCTGATGAACCATTATCGCGGGCGCCTCGACCTGTACCATTTCGATCTCTACCGCCTGGCCGGTGCCGACGACCTCGATGCGATCGGTTTCGAGGAGTACGCCGCGGCGCCGGGGGTCATCGTGGTCGAGTGGGCGGCCTTGGCACTCCCCCCCGATCGGCCGGGATTGCATGTTGCCCTTTCGCACGCCTCCGGCGAGCGGCGTATTTTGACCTTTACCGCCCACAGCCCGGCAGCCAGCGCGCTGCTGGACGACCTTGCGGCGGGCTGTGACCAGAGAGGAGTGGCGCCATGA
- the lpdA gene encoding dihydrolipoyl dehydrogenase → MTEFDIAIIGGGPGGYVAAIRAAQQGACVCLVEQERVGGTCLNHGCIPTKALFATALLRQRLAGAALHGISCGEVSFDYGTAAARKESVVEKLVGGVEQLLKANKVDLFHGSASIEGPGRLRIRSKGVVGHIRAKQIIVASGSLPARPKALAIDGKNILTSREILAIKELPGRLLIIGGGYIGCEFASIFAALGSQVTVVEQLPELLARSDRQVVREVEKSFKELGIEVRTKTAVESLEVRGETVVAGLSGGETLTVDKVLVAVGRVPNSSGLGLEEAGVELERGAVKVDERMRTSVDGIYAIGDVTNIIQLAHVASYQGEIAVTNALGGDARADYRVVPSAIFTLPEVGQVGLTEAECKEQGVAVEVGRFAYQASSKALCDGEPRGLFKVVAAADGGEILGAAAVGEEASTLIAEVALAMQQRLTPLQLAAVIHAHPTLPELVREAAEDCEGLAVHKVGRRRSERKE, encoded by the coding sequence ATGACCGAGTTCGATATTGCCATCATCGGCGGCGGCCCCGGCGGCTATGTCGCCGCGATTCGCGCCGCCCAGCAGGGGGCCTGCGTCTGCCTGGTCGAGCAGGAACGGGTAGGCGGCACCTGCCTCAATCACGGCTGCATCCCGACCAAGGCCCTCTTCGCAACGGCGTTGCTGCGGCAGCGGCTGGCCGGCGCCGCCCTCCACGGGATCTCCTGTGGCGAGGTGAGCTTCGACTACGGGACCGCCGCCGCGCGCAAGGAAAGCGTGGTCGAAAAACTGGTCGGGGGGGTGGAGCAGCTCCTCAAGGCGAACAAGGTCGATCTCTTCCATGGCAGTGCCTCCATCGAGGGGCCCGGGCGCTTGCGAATCCGCAGCAAGGGGGTCGTCGGGCATATCCGGGCAAAGCAGATTATCGTCGCCAGCGGCTCCCTTCCGGCACGACCGAAGGCCCTGGCGATCGACGGGAAAAATATTTTGACCAGCCGGGAAATTCTTGCTATTAAGGAGCTTCCCGGCCGCTTGCTGATTATTGGTGGCGGCTACATCGGCTGCGAATTTGCCTCGATTTTTGCCGCCCTCGGCAGCCAGGTGACGGTAGTCGAACAGCTCCCGGAACTTCTCGCCCGCAGCGACCGCCAGGTGGTGCGCGAGGTCGAGAAGTCGTTCAAGGAACTCGGCATCGAGGTGCGCACCAAGACGGCGGTGGAGAGTCTTGAGGTGCGCGGCGAGACGGTGGTCGCGGGGCTCTCCGGTGGAGAAACCCTCACCGTCGACAAGGTCCTGGTGGCGGTCGGCCGGGTGCCGAACAGCTCCGGCCTCGGGCTCGAGGAGGCCGGCGTCGAACTCGAGCGGGGGGCGGTGAAGGTCGATGAGCGGATGCGGACTTCGGTTGACGGGATCTACGCCATCGGTGACGTCACCAATATCATCCAGCTTGCCCATGTCGCCTCCTATCAGGGGGAAATCGCTGTCACCAACGCCCTGGGGGGCGATGCGCGGGCCGATTACCGGGTCGTGCCGAGCGCTATTTTCACCCTCCCGGAAGTCGGCCAGGTCGGTCTGACCGAAGCCGAATGCAAGGAGCAGGGGGTGGCGGTGGAGGTCGGGCGTTTCGCCTACCAGGCCTCGAGCAAGGCTCTTTGCGATGGTGAACCGCGCGGCCTGTTCAAGGTGGTTGCCGCCGCGGACGGCGGCGAGATCCTGGGCGCCGCCGCTGTCGGGGAGGAGGCGTCGACGCTGATCGCCGAGGTCGCCCTGGCGATGCAGCAACGCCTCACCCCGCTGCAGCTGGCGGCCGTTATCCATGCCCATCCGACCCTCCCCGAACTGGTGCGGGAGGCAGCGGAGGACTGCGAGGGGCTGGCGGTGCACAAGGTTGGCCGGCGGCGCAGCGAACGGAAAGAGTGA
- a CDS encoding aspartate kinase, which yields MALVVQKYGGTSVGTIDRIRNVARRVAKTYDDGNDVVVIVSAMSGETNKLVALVNEVCEFPSEREYDVVVSTGEQVTIGLLAMALQAMGYKAKSYCGWQIPMHTDSAFSKARIEKIEDKKIREDLKNGNIVVVAGFQGIDHEGSITTLGRGGSDTSAVAVAAALKADVCEIFTDVDGIYTTDPRIVTEASKLEKISYDEMLELASLGSKVLQIRSVEFAKKYGVVVHVRSSFNDNPGTLVTKEDADMETVLVSGISYNKDEAKISVLRVPDKPGIASQLFTPLSHANITVDMIIQNVSHEGFTDLTFTVPKTDFKKALKIVEETAREVGAGSVRTDEAISKVSIVGVGMRSHSGIASKMFQTLSQEGINIQMISTSEIKVSCVIDAKYTELAVRVLHEAFGLAKKDVKAE from the coding sequence ATGGCCCTGGTTGTCCAAAAGTATGGTGGGACATCGGTCGGTACCATCGACCGGATCCGGAACGTGGCCCGGCGCGTGGCCAAGACCTACGATGACGGCAACGACGTCGTGGTCATTGTCTCGGCGATGTCCGGGGAGACCAACAAGCTGGTCGCCCTGGTCAACGAGGTCTGTGAGTTCCCCAGCGAGCGCGAGTATGACGTCGTCGTCTCGACCGGGGAGCAGGTGACGATCGGGCTGCTGGCGATGGCGTTGCAGGCGATGGGCTACAAGGCCAAGAGCTACTGCGGCTGGCAGATTCCGATGCACACCGACAGCGCCTTCTCCAAGGCGCGCATCGAGAAGATCGAAGACAAGAAGATCCGCGAAGATCTGAAGAACGGCAATATCGTCGTCGTCGCCGGTTTCCAGGGGATCGACCATGAAGGGAGCATCACGACCCTCGGTCGCGGCGGCTCCGATACTTCGGCGGTAGCGGTGGCGGCCGCCCTCAAGGCCGACGTCTGCGAGATCTTCACCGATGTTGACGGCATCTACACCACCGATCCGCGGATCGTCACCGAGGCGTCCAAGCTGGAGAAGATCAGCTACGACGAGATGCTCGAACTCGCCTCCCTCGGCTCCAAAGTGTTGCAGATCCGCAGTGTCGAATTTGCCAAGAAATACGGCGTGGTTGTCCATGTCCGTTCGAGTTTCAACGATAATCCAGGGACCCTGGTGACGAAGGAGGATGCCGATATGGAAACCGTTCTGGTTTCGGGGATCAGCTACAACAAGGATGAAGCGAAGATTTCGGTGCTGCGCGTGCCCGACAAGCCGGGGATCGCCTCCCAGCTCTTCACGCCGCTCTCCCACGCCAACATCACCGTCGATATGATTATCCAGAACGTCTCCCACGAGGGGTTCACCGACCTGACTTTTACCGTCCCCAAAACCGATTTCAAGAAGGCGCTGAAGATCGTCGAAGAGACGGCCAGGGAGGTCGGTGCCGGTTCGGTCCGTACCGACGAGGCGATCTCCAAGGTTTCCATCGTCGGTGTCGGCATGCGCTCGCATTCGGGCATTGCCAGCAAGATGTTCCAGACCCTCTCCCAGGAGGGGATCAATATCCAGATGATCTCTACCAGCGAGATCAAGGTCAGCTGCGTCATCGACGCCAAGTATACCGAGCTGGCGGTGCGCGTGCTGCATGAAGCTTTTGGGCTGGCCAAGAAGGATGTCAAGGCGGAGTAG
- the cimA gene encoding citramalate synthase, with protein sequence MSLIKLYDTTLRDGTQAEDISFLVQDKVRIAQKLDELGIHYIEGGWPGSNPKDIAFFKDIRKVKLNQAKIAAFGSTRRAKTTPAKDNNIRTLIAAEPDAVTIFGKTWDFHVHEALRISLEENLELINDSLAYLKQHVPEVIYDAEHFFDGYKANPEYALQTLEAAQSAGVDCITLCDTNGGTMPYEVAAIIEAVKARIGTPLGIHTHNDGECAVANTLVAVHHGIVHVQGTINGFGERCGNANLCSIIPALKLKLGRDCISDGQLQRLREVSRYIFELANLVPDKHQAYVGNSAFAHKGGVHVSAIQRHPETYEHIRPEKVGNVTRVLISDLSGRSNILAKAEQFNLNLDSKDPVTLEILEEIKEMENKGYQFEGAEASFELLMRRALGTLRHYFAVIGFRVIDTKRHEDDKPTSEATIQVKVGGKIEHTAAEGNGPVNALDHALRKALENFYPQLREMKLVDYKVRVLPAGKGTASVTRVLIESGDKNSRWGTVGVSDNIIDASYHALIDALLYKLVKDQEAETE encoded by the coding sequence ATGAGCCTGATCAAGCTGTACGATACGACGTTGCGGGACGGAACCCAGGCCGAAGATATTTCGTTTCTGGTCCAGGACAAGGTGCGGATCGCCCAGAAGCTCGATGAGCTCGGCATTCACTACATCGAGGGCGGCTGGCCCGGGTCCAACCCCAAGGACATCGCTTTCTTCAAGGATATCCGCAAGGTGAAGCTGAACCAGGCCAAGATCGCCGCCTTCGGTTCAACCCGGCGCGCCAAGACGACCCCGGCCAAGGATAACAATATCCGGACCCTGATCGCGGCCGAGCCCGATGCCGTCACCATTTTCGGCAAGACCTGGGACTTCCATGTCCACGAGGCCCTGCGTATCAGCCTCGAAGAGAATCTCGAGCTGATCAACGACTCCCTTGCCTACCTCAAGCAGCATGTGCCGGAGGTGATCTACGACGCTGAGCATTTTTTCGACGGCTACAAGGCAAACCCCGAGTACGCCCTGCAGACCCTCGAAGCAGCCCAGTCCGCCGGGGTCGACTGCATCACCCTCTGCGACACCAACGGCGGAACCATGCCCTACGAGGTGGCGGCGATCATCGAGGCGGTCAAGGCGCGGATCGGCACCCCCCTCGGCATCCACACCCATAACGACGGTGAGTGCGCGGTGGCCAACACCCTGGTCGCGGTGCATCACGGTATCGTGCATGTGCAGGGGACGATCAACGGTTTCGGCGAACGCTGCGGCAATGCCAACCTCTGTTCGATCATCCCCGCCCTCAAGCTCAAGCTTGGCCGCGACTGCATCAGCGACGGCCAACTGCAGCGGTTGCGCGAGGTCTCCCGCTACATCTTTGAACTGGCCAACCTGGTCCCCGACAAACACCAGGCCTACGTCGGCAATTCGGCCTTCGCGCACAAGGGGGGCGTTCACGTCTCGGCGATCCAGCGCCACCCCGAAACCTACGAACACATCCGCCCGGAGAAGGTCGGCAACGTTACCCGGGTTCTGATCTCCGATCTCTCGGGGCGCTCCAATATCCTCGCCAAGGCTGAGCAGTTCAATCTCAATCTCGACTCCAAGGATCCGGTGACCCTGGAGATTCTCGAAGAGATCAAGGAGATGGAGAACAAGGGGTATCAGTTCGAAGGGGCCGAGGCCTCCTTCGAGCTGCTGATGCGCCGCGCCCTCGGCACCCTGCGCCATTACTTCGCGGTGATCGGCTTTCGTGTCATCGACACCAAGCGCCACGAAGATGACAAGCCGACCTCTGAAGCAACGATCCAGGTCAAGGTCGGTGGCAAGATCGAGCACACCGCCGCCGAAGGAAACGGCCCGGTCAACGCCCTCGATCACGCTCTGCGCAAGGCCCTGGAGAATTTTTATCCCCAGCTCCGGGAAATGAAGCTGGTCGATTACAAGGTGCGGGTGCTGCCGGCGGGGAAGGGGACCGCCTCGGTGACCCGCGTATTGATCGAGTCGGGAGATAAAAACTCCCGCTGGGGCACGGTCGGGGTGTCGGACAATATCATCGATGCCTCCTACCATGCCCTGATCGATGCCCTCCTCTACAAACTGGTCAAGGACCAGGAAGCCGAGACTGAATGA
- a CDS encoding ComEA family DNA-binding protein: MLGTSPAPPAPCVVAATILMFGPSFPVPGIHQFSDAMTLKDAIIMTDMAADRLLLKDPCLEQPLVTGSALDLVVENGQIRDILVSWIPAGQRLALGIPLHPDRMERSDWEVLPGIGATLAQRIDLDRQENGEFGSILGLLRVPGVGKGRLEAWSAFFGK; this comes from the coding sequence TTGCTGGGCACAAGCCCGGCGCCGCCGGCTCCTTGCGTTGTTGCCGCCACCATTTTAATGTTCGGCCCCTCCTTCCCTGTGCCCGGCATTCATCAATTTTCTGACGCTATGACCCTGAAAGACGCCATTATTATGACGGATATGGCGGCAGACCGCCTGCTGTTGAAGGATCCCTGTCTGGAACAACCCCTCGTCACCGGTTCCGCCCTCGACCTGGTGGTGGAAAATGGGCAGATTCGCGATATTCTGGTCTCATGGATACCGGCAGGGCAACGTCTGGCGCTCGGCATCCCCTTGCATCCCGACCGGATGGAACGGAGTGATTGGGAGGTTCTGCCGGGAATCGGGGCGACGCTGGCGCAACGTATCGACCTCGACCGTCAAGAAAATGGCGAATTCGGGTCGATTTTGGGGCTGTTGCGGGTTCCAGGCGTTGGAAAGGGACGCCTGGAAGCCTGGAGCGCCTTTTTCGGGAAATAA